The following proteins are encoded in a genomic region of Liolophura sinensis isolate JHLJ2023 chromosome 7, CUHK_Ljap_v2, whole genome shotgun sequence:
- the LOC135469886 gene encoding myotubularin-related protein 14-like isoform X1, whose amino-acid sequence MARHRAETRPEDIHHLLDIFVKAPFRAKESDRKTDGIIQKCLDLFGRDYEFAIINNTNGELCGTYPTKLVVLEYERPITSKRTGQDGVENLYDMNKIGDLLKQARRARCRARCVIPVILFEGKHICRSATLSSGAEIYGRSGLDFFFASPDSNSGPAQPGTSQDMQNDWQLYNRVRGQDIQLLKTLNVGYICDLMVEKKKVKFGMNITSSEKVDKEQRYNDFDIFSVPYPGCEFFRKWKDSGYETDHVLFDWSQGYVDACLDIPPIPLMEKLGVDWNKYKNWNLLKLTQNYVKLLLHLLHEGNQGVLVHCISGWDRTPMFVSLLRLSLWADGLIHKSLSATEILYLTIAYDWFLFGHDLTDRLQKGEEILYFCFHFLKFIASEEFSLKRTPTPNMKQRKGSQASNISETDCHIDGILLDSDSHVISSHTSSNSSLNSGSSGIDTGGSMGLDTGSLGITPTNIEPALTNGSLKLNMKRAGHVGSVPAELSAHYSAPSSSSSSSPMPVPINRIRNTEAVTSQSPVSGSWQIISGSEGIGGFSLLHGTSCDPSSLAELYLSSRRSSHTSSCSEVTEEDVSVRWQRLNNVWRLFSNAYANKISVRYGTQSTGLGAFLDRFTERVGIRNNPI is encoded by the exons ACTGATGGCATCATCCAAAAGTGTTTGGACCTCTTTGGAAGGGACTATGAATTTGCA ATAATCAACAACACAAATGGCGAGCTTTGTGGCACATATCCTACCAAACTTGTCGTTTTAGAATACGAACGACCAATAACATCCAAAAGGACTGGCCAAGATGG agTTGAAAATCTTTATGACATGAATAAAATTGGAGATCTTCTAAAGCAAGCTAGAAGAGCACGATGTAGAGCAAGATGTGTTATtcctgtgattctgtttgaaggaAAG CACATATGTAGGTCGGCCACTTTGTCTTCAGGGGCAGAGATATACGGACGATCTGGCCTAGATTTCTTCTTCGCAA GTCCCGATTCAAACAGTGGCCCTGCCCAACCAGGGACAAGTCAGGACATGCAGAA TGATTGGCAGCTGTACAACCGTGTGAGAGGCCAAGATATACAGCTTCTAAAGACCCTTAATGTGGGATACATATGTGATCTAATGGTAGAGAAAAAGAAAGTCAAATTTGGCATGAA TATAACGTCCTCAGAAAAAGTGGACAAGGAGCAACGATATAATGATTTTGACATCTTTTCAGTTCCATACCCAG GCTGTGAATTCTTCAGAAAGTGGAAAGATAGTGGTTATGAAACAGATCATGTTCTTTTCGATTGGAGCCAG GGTTATGTTGATGCATGTCTTGACATCCCACCTATACCCCTTATGGAAAAGCTGGGAGTTGACTGGAACAAGTATAAG AACTGGAACCTGTTGAAATTAACACAGAATTATGTGAAGCTGTTGTTACATCTTCTTCATGAAG gtaaTCAGGGTGTGTTGGTACACTGTATCTCTGGGTGGGACCGCACCCCCATGTTTGTGTCTCTGCTGAGGCTGAGTCTGTGGGCAGATGGATTAATACACAAGTCCCTCTCAGCCACTGAGATTTTATACCTCACCATTGCTTACGACTGGTTTCTGTTTGg tcatgattTGACAGATAGATTGCAAAAGGGAGAAGAG ATTCTCTATTTCTGTTTCCATTTTTTGAAATTCATTGCATCTGAGGAGTTCTCACTTAAGAGAACTCCAACACCAAACATGAAGCAACG gAAAGGATCTCAGGCATCAAATATTTCAGAGACAGACTGTCACATAGATGGCATCTTGCTTG ACTCTGACAGCCATGTGATCAGCAGTCATACAAGTAGCAACAGCAGTCTAAACAGTGGGAGCAGTGGAATAGACACTGGGGGCAGCATGGGGCTCGATACTGGCTCCCTTGGAATCACCCCAACTAATATAGAGCCAGCCTTAACAAATGG ATCCTTGAAGCTGAACATGAAGAGAGCTGGGCACGTTGGTTCAGTTCCAGCAGAGTTATCAGCCCATTACTCTGCTCCATCCAGCTCCTCCTCTTCCAGTCCCATGCCGGTACCAATTAACCGTATCCGAAACACAGAAGCCGTCACTTCACAGTCACCTGTCTCGGGCAG TTGGCAGATTATTTCTGGGTCGGAGGGTATTGGTGGTTTTTCATTGTTACACGGTACCTCATGTGATCCATCCTCTCTGGCAGAGCTCTACCTTAGTTCTAGACGGTCAAGCCATACTAGTTC ATGCAGTGAAGTCACAGAAGAAGATGTCAGTGTGCGATGGCAGAGACTTAATAATGTTTGGAGACTTTTTAGCAATGCATATGCCAATAAGATCAGCGTTAGATATGGTACACAATCTACTGGACTTGGAGCATTCCTAGATCGCTTTACAGAAAGAGTGGGAATCAGAAATAATCCTATCTGA
- the LOC135469886 gene encoding myotubularin-related protein 14-like isoform X2, whose translation MARHRAETRPEDIHHLLDIFVKAPFRAKESDRKTDGIIQKCLDLFGRDYEFAIINNTNGELCGTYPTKLVVLEYERPITSKRTGQDGVENLYDMNKIGDLLKQARRARCRARCVIPVILFEGKHICRSATLSSGAEIYGRSGLDFFFASPDSNSGPAQPGTSQDMQNDWQLYNRVRGQDIQLLKTLNVGYICDLMVEKKKVKFGMNITSSEKVDKEQRYNDFDIFSVPYPGCEFFRKWKDSGYETDHVLFDWSQGYVDACLDIPPIPLMEKLGVDWNKYKNWNLLKLTQNYVKLLLHLLHEGNQGVLVHCISGWDRTPMFVSLLRLSLWADGLIHKSLSATEILYLTIAYDWFLFGHDLTDRLQKGEEILYFCFHFLKFIASEEFSLKRTPTPNMKQRKGSQASNISETDCHIDGILLDSDSHVISSHTSSNSSLNSGSSGIDTGGSMGLDTGSLGITPTNIEPALTNGSLKLNMKRAGHVGSVPAELSAHYSAPSSSSSSSPMPVPINRIRNTEAVTSQSPVSGRCSEVTEEDVSVRWQRLNNVWRLFSNAYANKISVRYGTQSTGLGAFLDRFTERVGIRNNPI comes from the exons ACTGATGGCATCATCCAAAAGTGTTTGGACCTCTTTGGAAGGGACTATGAATTTGCA ATAATCAACAACACAAATGGCGAGCTTTGTGGCACATATCCTACCAAACTTGTCGTTTTAGAATACGAACGACCAATAACATCCAAAAGGACTGGCCAAGATGG agTTGAAAATCTTTATGACATGAATAAAATTGGAGATCTTCTAAAGCAAGCTAGAAGAGCACGATGTAGAGCAAGATGTGTTATtcctgtgattctgtttgaaggaAAG CACATATGTAGGTCGGCCACTTTGTCTTCAGGGGCAGAGATATACGGACGATCTGGCCTAGATTTCTTCTTCGCAA GTCCCGATTCAAACAGTGGCCCTGCCCAACCAGGGACAAGTCAGGACATGCAGAA TGATTGGCAGCTGTACAACCGTGTGAGAGGCCAAGATATACAGCTTCTAAAGACCCTTAATGTGGGATACATATGTGATCTAATGGTAGAGAAAAAGAAAGTCAAATTTGGCATGAA TATAACGTCCTCAGAAAAAGTGGACAAGGAGCAACGATATAATGATTTTGACATCTTTTCAGTTCCATACCCAG GCTGTGAATTCTTCAGAAAGTGGAAAGATAGTGGTTATGAAACAGATCATGTTCTTTTCGATTGGAGCCAG GGTTATGTTGATGCATGTCTTGACATCCCACCTATACCCCTTATGGAAAAGCTGGGAGTTGACTGGAACAAGTATAAG AACTGGAACCTGTTGAAATTAACACAGAATTATGTGAAGCTGTTGTTACATCTTCTTCATGAAG gtaaTCAGGGTGTGTTGGTACACTGTATCTCTGGGTGGGACCGCACCCCCATGTTTGTGTCTCTGCTGAGGCTGAGTCTGTGGGCAGATGGATTAATACACAAGTCCCTCTCAGCCACTGAGATTTTATACCTCACCATTGCTTACGACTGGTTTCTGTTTGg tcatgattTGACAGATAGATTGCAAAAGGGAGAAGAG ATTCTCTATTTCTGTTTCCATTTTTTGAAATTCATTGCATCTGAGGAGTTCTCACTTAAGAGAACTCCAACACCAAACATGAAGCAACG gAAAGGATCTCAGGCATCAAATATTTCAGAGACAGACTGTCACATAGATGGCATCTTGCTTG ACTCTGACAGCCATGTGATCAGCAGTCATACAAGTAGCAACAGCAGTCTAAACAGTGGGAGCAGTGGAATAGACACTGGGGGCAGCATGGGGCTCGATACTGGCTCCCTTGGAATCACCCCAACTAATATAGAGCCAGCCTTAACAAATGG ATCCTTGAAGCTGAACATGAAGAGAGCTGGGCACGTTGGTTCAGTTCCAGCAGAGTTATCAGCCCATTACTCTGCTCCATCCAGCTCCTCCTCTTCCAGTCCCATGCCGGTACCAATTAACCGTATCCGAAACACAGAAGCCGTCACTTCACAGTCACCTGTCTCGGGCAG ATGCAGTGAAGTCACAGAAGAAGATGTCAGTGTGCGATGGCAGAGACTTAATAATGTTTGGAGACTTTTTAGCAATGCATATGCCAATAAGATCAGCGTTAGATATGGTACACAATCTACTGGACTTGGAGCATTCCTAGATCGCTTTACAGAAAGAGTGGGAATCAGAAATAATCCTATCTGA